Proteins from a genomic interval of Syngnathus typhle isolate RoL2023-S1 ecotype Sweden linkage group LG15, RoL_Styp_1.0, whole genome shotgun sequence:
- the prdm15 gene encoding PR domain zinc finger protein 15 isoform X1 produces the protein MAAQTPEECIWCEDCGQYHDSECPELGPLVTVQDSFVLSRARSSIPNSLEIRPLAEGGEGVFVQRRLVKRTRFGPFEAKRVSFLDNEGVFPLKVFQKDGIVVCFDCSSEDDCNWMMLVRPATDHQHQNLTVYQQDDDVFFNTSQDVLPGAELRVWYGAFYAKKMEKPMLKLPLQPLPLQETYVKTSSSPPPVTNYKNAGAVSKLMATSDLPEDPRTEQEESTVGHSEEIHSPAGPPPVKRGLTRGRRAKGRRPRPVTAAASRSKDVKPPVVSTQSLTSESAVPTERNRHLGAADVGIGHKRHKIREHKRVYRCSLCTKVFQNSSNLNRHIRSHGDKLFKCDDCDKLFSRKESLKQHISYKHSKNVPDLEYKYKCMTCDKSFRLQNALNFHNCRTGKDFFFGVGGLHFVRHIEIKCCFRFPLDDKTFQCDICSRFFSTNSNLSKHKKKHGEKLYSCEICNKMFYRKDVMQEHHRRHSVGQKHMKREELETNGEEACKYRKEPSPCPICGKVFSCRSNMNKHLLTHGDKKYTCEICGRKFFRVDVLRDHIHVHFKDIAVMDEQKREDFIKKIGIPTADSDERDEDEEDEDDPEHHKYHCKKCQMSFAKGREYLKHITEQHKERGFGCAICNRRFALKATYNAHLVIHREQLPDPAVQKYIHPCEICGRIFNSIGNLERHKIIHTGVKSHGCDKCGKSFARKDMLKEHLRVHDDIRDFLCAECGKGMKTKHALRHHMKLHKGIKEYECKECNRKFAQKVNMLKHFKRHTGTKDFMCELCGKTFSERTTLETHKLIHTVGKTWTCATCDKKYLTEYMLQKHVHLTHEKVEAQSCNLCGTKVSTRASMNRHLRRKHPEVVPVRIDDFDEFQESSTFNDSSISIAQPSLTLVKDSLSQERPSRSTRQAKKKLRVAPEPELSGSDDYVDFTEPKHLPEFNTVIIGEETETSSAVQSIQQVVVLTDPNAPSGSSPNNSVGLSNMAVAPSPTPAQFTSLQPVAVGHLTAGDRPLSLDNSILTVTFDTVSGSAMLHNRPAELGPETVGPAGGQPAQSVSHFINLATLVNPMSHQLEAQTLAWRPVPTAEGGQVTPVVEGTQGDVHRVQSQVPEGGQAGQSQPPTSQQQSGATQQMFSY, from the exons ATGGCAGCTCAGACTCCAGAGGAGTGCATCT GGTGCGAAGACTGTGGGCAGTACCATGATTCCGAGTGCCCCGAATTAGGACCCCTAGTGACCGTTCAGGACTCATTTGTTCTCAGTCGGGCCCG TTCATCAATTCCGAATAGCCTGGAGATCAGACCTTTGGCAGAAGGCGGCGAGGGAGTCTTCGTCCAGCGACGGCTGGTCAAACGAACACGTTTTGGGCCTTTCGAGGCGAAGCGGGTCTCCTTTTTGGACAACGAAGGCGTGTTTCCCTTGAAA gtcttccagaaagaTGGCATCGTGGTGTGCTTTGACTGCAGTAGTGAAGATGACTGTAACTGGATGATGCTTGTTCGACCCGCCACAGATCATCAACACCAGAATCTGACAGTTTACCAGCAAGACGATGACGTGTTCTTCAACACATCCCAG GATGTGCTGCCAGGAGCAGAGTTGAGGGTCTGGTATGGAGCTTTCTATGCTAAAAAGATGGAGAAGCCCATGCTCAAGCTTCCGCTTCAACCATTGCCACTTCAAG AGACTTACGTGAAAACCAGCTCCTCTCCCCCACCTGTAACGAACTACAAAAATGCAG GTGCTGTCAGTAAATTGATGGCCACTTCAGATCTCCCAGAAGACCCCCGAACAGAACAGGAGGAAAGCACAGTGGGGCATAGTGAGGAGATTCACTCCCCCGCTGGCCCGCCTCCTGTGAAGAGGGGGCTAACTCGTGGAAGGAGAGCGAAAGGTCGCAGGCCTCGACCTGTCACCGCCGCCGCAAGCAGAAGCAAag ATGTGAAGCCCCCCGTGGTGAGCACGCAATCGCTTACTTCCGAGTCAGCAGTTCCTACAGAGAGAAACCGTCATCTCGGGGCTGCGGACGTCGGGATTGGGCACAAGAGACACAAAATCCGAGAGCACAAAAGGGTGTACCGCTGCTCCCTGTGCACCAAGGTCTTTCAGAACAGCAGTAACCTGAACCGACATATCCGATCACACG GCGATAAACTGTTTAAGTGTGACGACTGCGATAAGTTGTTCAGTCGAAAGGAGAGTCTGAAGCAGCACATCTCCTACAAACACAGTAAAAATGTG CCCGACCtggaatataaatataaatgcaTGACTTGTGACAAATCCTTCCGCCTGCAAAATGCCTTAAATTTCCACAACTGCAGGACaggtaaggattttttttttggggtgggggggttacaTTTTGTTCGACACATCgaaataaaatgttgttttcGTTTTCCGCTAGACGACAAGACATTCCAGTGCGATATCTGCTCCCGCTTCTTCTCCACAAACAGCAACCTGTCCAAGCACAAAAAGAAACACGGAGAGAAGCTCTACTCCTGTGAAATCTGTAACAAGATGTTCTATCGCAAAGACGTCATGCAGGAGCACCACAGGAGGCACAGCGTTG GGCAAAAGCACATGAAGCGAGAGGAGTTGGAGACCAATGGAGAAGAAGCGTGCAAGTACAGAAAGGAACCATCACCGTGTCCCATCTGTGgaaag gtgttctccTGCCGAAGTAACATGAACAAACATCTGCTGACTCACGGCGATAAAAAGTACACCTGCGAGATCTGCGGCCGCAAGTTCTTCCGAGTGGACGTGCTTCGCGATCACATTCACGTGCACTTCAAG GATATAGCCGTAATGGATGAGCAGAAGAGGGAggacttcattaaaaaaatcggCATTCCAACAGCCGATAGTGACGAAAGggatgaagatgaagaagatgaagatgacCCCGAGCACCACAAGTATCACTGCAAGAAATGTCAG ATGTCGTTCGCCAAGGGTCGAGAATATCTGAAACACATCACGGAGCAGCACAAAGAGCGAGGTTTCGGCTGCGCCATCTGCAACCGTCGTTTTGCACTCAAGGCCACGTACAACGCCCACCTGGTCATCCACAGGGAGCAACTCCCTGACCCCGCTGTGCAGAA GTATATCCATCCCTGTGAAATATGTGGCCGAATCTTCAACAGTATCGGTAACCTGGAAAGACACAAGATCATCCACACTG GGGTGAAGAGCCACGGCTGTGACAAATGCGGCAAATCATTTGCAAGGAAGGACATGCTGAAGGAGCACCTGAGGGTCCACGACGACATCCGAGACTTCCTGTGCGCAGAGTGTGGCAAAG GCATGAAGACCAAGCATGCTCTCAGGCATCACATGAAGTTACACAAGGGTATCAAAGAGTATGAATGTAAGGAGTGTAACCGCAAGTTTGCCCAGAAAGTCAACATGCTCAAACATTTTAAGAGACACACAG GTACAAAGGATTTCATGTGTGAGTTGTGTGGGAAGACATTCAGTGAAAGAACAACTCTGGAGACACACAAACTCATTCATACAG TGGGAAAGACCTGGACTTGCGCCACCTGCGATAAGAAGTACCTAACCGAGTACATGCTGCAGAAGCACGTGCACCTGACTCACGAGAAAGTGGAAGCCCAGTCGTGTAATCTCTGCGGCACTAAGGTTTCCACGCGGGCCTCGATGAACCGACACCTCCGACGCAAACACCCAGAG GTTGTCCCCGTGAgaattgatgactttgatgaatTTCAGGAATCATCCACATTCAACGATTCGTCTATCAGCATCGCGCAG CCAAGCCTGACGCTAGTAAAAGACAGCCTGTCTCAGGAAAGACCCAGCCGATCTACTCGCCAGGCCAAGAAGAAGCTCAGAGTCGCCCCCGAGCCAGAACTTTCCGGATCAGATGATTACGTTGATTTCACAGAGCCCAAACATCTGCCAGAATTCAACACTGTAATCATCGGTGAGGAGACAGAAACGAGCTCTGCGGTGCAGAGTATCCAGCAG GTGGTTGTTCTCACTGACCCCAACGCTCCATCCGGCTCCTCTCCTAACAACTCCGTGGGGCTGAGCAACATGGCGGTCGCGCCCAGCCCCACCCCAGCTCAGTTCACAAGCCTGCAACCCGTAGCCGTCGGGCACCTGACAGCCGGCGACCGGCCCCTATCGCTGGACAACTCCATCCTCACGGTGACCTTCGACACGGTCAGCGGCTCGGCCATGCTGCACAACAGGCCCGCCGAGCTGGGCCCAGAAACCGTCGGTCCAGCGGGAGGACAGCCAGCCCAGTCGGTTTCACACTTCATCAACCTCGCCACTCTTGTCAACCCCATGAGTCACCAGCTCGAAGCCCAGACTCTGGCCTGGAGGCCAGTACCCACGGCTGAGGGCGGTCAGGTCACTCCTGTGGTTGAAGGCACACAGGGGGACGTTCACCGGGTCCAGAGTCAGGTCCCCGAGGGAGGCCAGGCCGGCCAGAGTCAGCCACCCACGTCACAGCAGCAAAGCGGCGCCACACAGCAGATGTTCAGCTACTAA
- the prdm15 gene encoding PR domain zinc finger protein 15 isoform X2, whose product MAAQTPEECIWCEDCGQYHDSECPELGPLVTVQDSFVLSRARSSIPNSLEIRPLAEGGEGVFVQRRLVKRTRFGPFEAKRVSFLDNEGVFPLKVFQKDGIVVCFDCSSEDDCNWMMLVRPATDHQHQNLTVYQQDDDVFFNTSQDVLPGAELRVWYGAFYAKKMEKPMLKLPLQPLPLQETYVKTSSSPPPVTNYKNAGAVSKLMATSDLPEDPRTEQEESTVGHSEEIHSPAGPPPVKRGLTRGRRAKGRRPRPVTAAASRSKDVKPPVVSTQSLTSESAVPTERNRHLGAADVGIGHKRHKIREHKRVYRCSLCTKVFQNSSNLNRHIRSHGDKLFKCDDCDKLFSRKESLKQHISYKHSKNVPDLEYKYKCMTCDKSFRLQNALNFHNCRTDDKTFQCDICSRFFSTNSNLSKHKKKHGEKLYSCEICNKMFYRKDVMQEHHRRHSVGQKHMKREELETNGEEACKYRKEPSPCPICGKVFSCRSNMNKHLLTHGDKKYTCEICGRKFFRVDVLRDHIHVHFKDIAVMDEQKREDFIKKIGIPTADSDERDEDEEDEDDPEHHKYHCKKCQMSFAKGREYLKHITEQHKERGFGCAICNRRFALKATYNAHLVIHREQLPDPAVQKYIHPCEICGRIFNSIGNLERHKIIHTGVKSHGCDKCGKSFARKDMLKEHLRVHDDIRDFLCAECGKGMKTKHALRHHMKLHKGIKEYECKECNRKFAQKVNMLKHFKRHTGTKDFMCELCGKTFSERTTLETHKLIHTVGKTWTCATCDKKYLTEYMLQKHVHLTHEKVEAQSCNLCGTKVSTRASMNRHLRRKHPEVVPVRIDDFDEFQESSTFNDSSISIAQPSLTLVKDSLSQERPSRSTRQAKKKLRVAPEPELSGSDDYVDFTEPKHLPEFNTVIIGEETETSSAVQSIQQVVVLTDPNAPSGSSPNNSVGLSNMAVAPSPTPAQFTSLQPVAVGHLTAGDRPLSLDNSILTVTFDTVSGSAMLHNRPAELGPETVGPAGGQPAQSVSHFINLATLVNPMSHQLEAQTLAWRPVPTAEGGQVTPVVEGTQGDVHRVQSQVPEGGQAGQSQPPTSQQQSGATQQMFSY is encoded by the exons ATGGCAGCTCAGACTCCAGAGGAGTGCATCT GGTGCGAAGACTGTGGGCAGTACCATGATTCCGAGTGCCCCGAATTAGGACCCCTAGTGACCGTTCAGGACTCATTTGTTCTCAGTCGGGCCCG TTCATCAATTCCGAATAGCCTGGAGATCAGACCTTTGGCAGAAGGCGGCGAGGGAGTCTTCGTCCAGCGACGGCTGGTCAAACGAACACGTTTTGGGCCTTTCGAGGCGAAGCGGGTCTCCTTTTTGGACAACGAAGGCGTGTTTCCCTTGAAA gtcttccagaaagaTGGCATCGTGGTGTGCTTTGACTGCAGTAGTGAAGATGACTGTAACTGGATGATGCTTGTTCGACCCGCCACAGATCATCAACACCAGAATCTGACAGTTTACCAGCAAGACGATGACGTGTTCTTCAACACATCCCAG GATGTGCTGCCAGGAGCAGAGTTGAGGGTCTGGTATGGAGCTTTCTATGCTAAAAAGATGGAGAAGCCCATGCTCAAGCTTCCGCTTCAACCATTGCCACTTCAAG AGACTTACGTGAAAACCAGCTCCTCTCCCCCACCTGTAACGAACTACAAAAATGCAG GTGCTGTCAGTAAATTGATGGCCACTTCAGATCTCCCAGAAGACCCCCGAACAGAACAGGAGGAAAGCACAGTGGGGCATAGTGAGGAGATTCACTCCCCCGCTGGCCCGCCTCCTGTGAAGAGGGGGCTAACTCGTGGAAGGAGAGCGAAAGGTCGCAGGCCTCGACCTGTCACCGCCGCCGCAAGCAGAAGCAAag ATGTGAAGCCCCCCGTGGTGAGCACGCAATCGCTTACTTCCGAGTCAGCAGTTCCTACAGAGAGAAACCGTCATCTCGGGGCTGCGGACGTCGGGATTGGGCACAAGAGACACAAAATCCGAGAGCACAAAAGGGTGTACCGCTGCTCCCTGTGCACCAAGGTCTTTCAGAACAGCAGTAACCTGAACCGACATATCCGATCACACG GCGATAAACTGTTTAAGTGTGACGACTGCGATAAGTTGTTCAGTCGAAAGGAGAGTCTGAAGCAGCACATCTCCTACAAACACAGTAAAAATGTG CCCGACCtggaatataaatataaatgcaTGACTTGTGACAAATCCTTCCGCCTGCAAAATGCCTTAAATTTCCACAACTGCAGGACag ACGACAAGACATTCCAGTGCGATATCTGCTCCCGCTTCTTCTCCACAAACAGCAACCTGTCCAAGCACAAAAAGAAACACGGAGAGAAGCTCTACTCCTGTGAAATCTGTAACAAGATGTTCTATCGCAAAGACGTCATGCAGGAGCACCACAGGAGGCACAGCGTTG GGCAAAAGCACATGAAGCGAGAGGAGTTGGAGACCAATGGAGAAGAAGCGTGCAAGTACAGAAAGGAACCATCACCGTGTCCCATCTGTGgaaag gtgttctccTGCCGAAGTAACATGAACAAACATCTGCTGACTCACGGCGATAAAAAGTACACCTGCGAGATCTGCGGCCGCAAGTTCTTCCGAGTGGACGTGCTTCGCGATCACATTCACGTGCACTTCAAG GATATAGCCGTAATGGATGAGCAGAAGAGGGAggacttcattaaaaaaatcggCATTCCAACAGCCGATAGTGACGAAAGggatgaagatgaagaagatgaagatgacCCCGAGCACCACAAGTATCACTGCAAGAAATGTCAG ATGTCGTTCGCCAAGGGTCGAGAATATCTGAAACACATCACGGAGCAGCACAAAGAGCGAGGTTTCGGCTGCGCCATCTGCAACCGTCGTTTTGCACTCAAGGCCACGTACAACGCCCACCTGGTCATCCACAGGGAGCAACTCCCTGACCCCGCTGTGCAGAA GTATATCCATCCCTGTGAAATATGTGGCCGAATCTTCAACAGTATCGGTAACCTGGAAAGACACAAGATCATCCACACTG GGGTGAAGAGCCACGGCTGTGACAAATGCGGCAAATCATTTGCAAGGAAGGACATGCTGAAGGAGCACCTGAGGGTCCACGACGACATCCGAGACTTCCTGTGCGCAGAGTGTGGCAAAG GCATGAAGACCAAGCATGCTCTCAGGCATCACATGAAGTTACACAAGGGTATCAAAGAGTATGAATGTAAGGAGTGTAACCGCAAGTTTGCCCAGAAAGTCAACATGCTCAAACATTTTAAGAGACACACAG GTACAAAGGATTTCATGTGTGAGTTGTGTGGGAAGACATTCAGTGAAAGAACAACTCTGGAGACACACAAACTCATTCATACAG TGGGAAAGACCTGGACTTGCGCCACCTGCGATAAGAAGTACCTAACCGAGTACATGCTGCAGAAGCACGTGCACCTGACTCACGAGAAAGTGGAAGCCCAGTCGTGTAATCTCTGCGGCACTAAGGTTTCCACGCGGGCCTCGATGAACCGACACCTCCGACGCAAACACCCAGAG GTTGTCCCCGTGAgaattgatgactttgatgaatTTCAGGAATCATCCACATTCAACGATTCGTCTATCAGCATCGCGCAG CCAAGCCTGACGCTAGTAAAAGACAGCCTGTCTCAGGAAAGACCCAGCCGATCTACTCGCCAGGCCAAGAAGAAGCTCAGAGTCGCCCCCGAGCCAGAACTTTCCGGATCAGATGATTACGTTGATTTCACAGAGCCCAAACATCTGCCAGAATTCAACACTGTAATCATCGGTGAGGAGACAGAAACGAGCTCTGCGGTGCAGAGTATCCAGCAG GTGGTTGTTCTCACTGACCCCAACGCTCCATCCGGCTCCTCTCCTAACAACTCCGTGGGGCTGAGCAACATGGCGGTCGCGCCCAGCCCCACCCCAGCTCAGTTCACAAGCCTGCAACCCGTAGCCGTCGGGCACCTGACAGCCGGCGACCGGCCCCTATCGCTGGACAACTCCATCCTCACGGTGACCTTCGACACGGTCAGCGGCTCGGCCATGCTGCACAACAGGCCCGCCGAGCTGGGCCCAGAAACCGTCGGTCCAGCGGGAGGACAGCCAGCCCAGTCGGTTTCACACTTCATCAACCTCGCCACTCTTGTCAACCCCATGAGTCACCAGCTCGAAGCCCAGACTCTGGCCTGGAGGCCAGTACCCACGGCTGAGGGCGGTCAGGTCACTCCTGTGGTTGAAGGCACACAGGGGGACGTTCACCGGGTCCAGAGTCAGGTCCCCGAGGGAGGCCAGGCCGGCCAGAGTCAGCCACCCACGTCACAGCAGCAAAGCGGCGCCACACAGCAGATGTTCAGCTACTAA